The DNA region TTTGCTACGGGGGCTTGCGCCGTCGGGCAACTCAGTGGCATGGGCGCCCTCAGCGAACCCCAAGCCGCCGACCGCGCGCAAGCACGGTCGATTTGTCCTGGAATGCAGGGCGTTCGGCGAGCGCTGTCAATGGCGTCAAGTCATGCTATGCTGATCATGTTCGGCAACGTCGCGGAGCAATAGCGGTGATCCATCCGGGGGTCAGTACTGGGGAATCTCCGCCGAAGAGGCGCGTGCTCGCTATTCTGGCTGCTGATGTCGTCGGGTATGCTCGCCTCACCGAAGTGGCGGAGGAAGCCACTCACGTCCGCCTCCGCGCGCTTCGCTTTGGCGTGATCAACCCGTGCATCGTCTCCTATCGCGGCAAGATCGTGAAGAATACGGGTGACGGCTATCTCGCCTCGTTCGATTCCTCGCTTGATGCCGCGCGGTGCGCGGTCGCCTTGCAGCATGAAGTGGCCGCGGTGCAGAGCCGAGAAGGACATGATCGGAAGATACAATTCCGGATGGGTCTGAACGTTGCACAGACCATCGTCGAATCGGAGGACATTTTCGGAAAGGGCGTCAACATAGCGGCGAGGCTCGAGCAGTCAGCGCCGGCTGGCGGCGTCATAATTTCAGATGAGATGTTCCAGGAGATCAAGGACCGGCTCGAGGTAGCTGTCGAAGATCTCGGCTTGCTCCGGCTCAAGCACCTTTCGCGACCCGTCCACGCTTACTCTCTCCTGCTGCCGGAGGCCGAGCGATTGCCGCCAAGCCGGGCGAGCCGTCAGGCCAAGGTGCCCTTCATCGCGGTGCTGCCGTTTCGTACGCAAGGAAGCCCGGAGGACGATTACTTCGGCGATGGGACGGCCGACGAGATCGTTGTGGCGCTTCAGAGCATCCGTGGCCTGTTCGTCATCTCAAGCATGTCCACGCTTCCCTATCGTACCGGACCGGTCGACAGCCAGAAGGTCGGCCAAGAACTCGGCGTCCGTTACGTCTTGAGCGGCAGCATCCGCCGGGCCGACAAGCAGCTTCGCATTGGAGTGGAGTTGAAGGACGTCGAAGCCGGCATCGTGCTGTGGGCAGATCACTATGACGGCGATGTCTCCGAGCTATTTGAATTTCAGAGCCGCATTGCCACGCGCATCGTGTGGAGTATTGCTCCCCAGGTCCGCGAGGCGGAGCTGAAGCGGGCGCTCCGCAAGCGTTCGGACAATCTCAATGCCTATGAGTTGCTCATGAAGGCGATCGACTTCATGTATCGCATGAATTTCTTCGACTTCGGCCGAGCGGGCGAATTGTTGCAGGCCGCGATCGCTTCGGATCCGAATTATGCGACCGCCTATGCCTATGCCGCGCTTTGGCACATTCACAATGTCGCACAAGGCTGGGGCGCCGAGGGCGGCCCCGACGCGGCGGAAAGTGCACGCCTTGCCGCTGCCGCGGTCGATCGTGCGCCGGCTGACGGCTTCGCGTTGGCCGTTCTTGGGCACACCAAAGCACTTTTATTCAAAGACTATGATGCGGCGCTCGACCTCTTTGATAGAGCATTGAGCGCGTCGCCCGGAAATGCTATGGCTTGGACGCTTAGCAGCGGCGTGTACGGCTACCTTGAGGAGGGGCAATCGGCGATCACGCGCGCTGAACAGGGATTGCGTCTATCGCCGGCCGACACACAGGCATATTTTTACCTGATGTTCCTCGGCCAAGCGCATTACATCAGTGGCAATTTCGATGAGGCGGTCGTCTGGGCACGCAAGACCGCTGCTTTAAACGGACGGCTATCCGCCAACTTGCGTGTCCTGGCAGCGGCCTATGTTGCGAGTGGCCGAGGCGCAGAAGCGCGGGCCGTCGCCAAGACTCTTCTTGAGATACAACCTCGATTCCAACTTTCGGCCTACAGTGAGCGGTGCCCATTCAGAGAAGGTCTGCGGGAGCGCTTCATCGATCATTTGCGGCAGGCGGGTTTGCCAGACTGAAGTCGTGGTGCATTTTCATAGCGAACGACAGGAGGTCCGTGATGGGGGGCAATTGGTTCGGAAGCGGGTTCGGAGGCAACTGGACAGGCGGCTCGGGTGGCGGCAATGCAACGCCCGTTTATGCCATGCGGGCTGACCGGCCCCTTGCCGAGATCGCGATACCACGGGCGTACAACGCGAAGTTCACGGAAGCGGAATGGGATCCGGATTTGCGCGCCACGGCGATCCTGCCCGAATTCCTGGCGCAGCAGATCGGAGGCCAGCACTGGCAGGCGGCGGTCGCGCTACCACCCCCCACCTACCCGGTCACGACGCAGATGATCGACGAACTCCTTGTGCTGGCGGTCGCGGAGCGACCCGAAGCGCTGGGCGAAATCGTGGAGGAAGATCAGAATTTTCAGCTGCGCTGGCTGCAGCTTCTCAACATCAATGCCGCATCCTACCCGCACACGTTCCTGCTGATGAAGATCATGGCCCGGATCGGCGAGTTCACGATGGTCCAGCTCAAGCTCCAGTATTCGAACATGGCTGGTGCCGCCCCCCCACCCTATTGGTACCAGCCGCGACCAAACCAGGTCTGCCCGACACTGTATCCGCCGGTCGCGGTCCCGGGGCATCCAGCCTATCCGGCCGGGCATGCGCTCATCGGCACGCTCACGTCCGCATGCCTTGCCGACCTGCTGCCTCAATACAGCCAGGCATTGAGCGCGTTGGCTGCGCGAGTCGCGATGAACCGGATGATCGCGGGATTGCATTATCGCGAGGACATTGATGCAGGCGCCAGGTCAGCGCTCGCCTTGAAACCCTTCCTCACGGCTTGCCCGTTCTATGCCGCCACGTTCGCGCTCGCGCAGACCGAATGGTAGCGAGATCGCGCCCAACCTGAACCACTGGACCGGGAGGGAGCCATGAAGCCCTGGGAAATGCCCACCGGCTATGTACGGGTGCTGGCGCAGCGCAATCAGCACGACACGCTGGTCCAGGCTGCCAATGACATGTTGGAGGGCCGGAGCCCGGCCGAGCAAATGCGGGTTTACGCCGACGCGAACGCGAAGCACGACTTTGTCGTCGACACTGAATTCGGCGCTGTGCCGATCTGGGACGGCGCCGATCGCCGACCAGCGATCTCTGTCATCGACAGGGGCAAAAAGGCGCGCTCGCTCCTCGCGCTCGATAAATCGAGGAAATTCCTGATCCGCGCCTACGTTGCTCCCGCGAGCCTCGCGAAATCGAATTTCAACGATGGCGAGCCGGTCTGGTCCGACCCGGATCTAAGCAGCAACTATGCCTTACCGCCCGCAAACCAGGCCACAGGCGACACCCACCAGGTTCGGCAGGACCTCGACACGACGACGCTGCAGGACAACGGACTTTATGGTGGAGGCGTTGCCGTCGCCATCGTCGATACCGGCATCTGCAGACCGCACCTTGCCAAGCGGCTTGGCTTCAACCCGGCCCTTGATGTCGGCAATTCCTGGACGCCACCGACCCTGGCGACGACGCCGGGCCTCAATCGCATCGGACATGGCACGATGTGTGCCTATGGCGTGCTCGCGATTGCCCCGAACGTGGCGCTGCTCGACTATCCGTTGCTGCTTGGGCGACCGGCCGGGGAGCACACCGTCAGCGCAACGATCGGGGAAATGATGCGCGGCTACTTGGTCCTGATCTGGCGCTGGGCGATCATCGGCTCCATTTCGCAGAGCGCGCTCGTGGTCAACAACAGTTGGGGCATCTTTCATCCGAGCCTCGACGAATTTCCGGCCAACGATCCCAGGCGTTACATCGACAATCCCAATCACCCCTTCGCGCTGTACATCTGGTTGCTTACGGCATTCGGAGCCGACGTGGTTTTCGCCGCCGGCAATTGCGGGAACGGATGCCCGAGTGCTGTGTGTCTGCAGCGGACGGCGGGAATGATCATGGGTGCCAACGCATATGACGACGTGCTGACGCTCGCCGGTTGCGATATCCACGATGTGCGCGTCTGTTATTCCTCGCAGGGGCCGGCCATAGCGGGCATGCCTCCGCAGAAGCCGGACATCACCGCCTACACGCAGTTTCTCGGCTCGAAGGTGCTACGGGGCCCGCGCGGCTTCGAACCGGACACCGGAACGTCTACATCATGCGCCATCGCCTCCGGGTGCATCGCTGCGCTGCGAACCCGGCAGCCACCGACGGCGACGGATCCGGCAGCCATGATTGCAGTATTGCAGGCGACGGCGTTGCCTGCGGGTGGCGCCGTGCCCAATTACGATTACGGCTATGGCGTCGTTCGGCCGGTGGCGGCGGGGCGGAGCCTCGGCATTATCCCATGACCCGCAAATGGCCCGCAGAGCCCGCATCAGGCGTCAATGCTGTTCGCTCATGAAACTTGTCGAGGCCGACGGGCCGAACGTCCGCTCATGGTCACTTCCGCACCCATGCGCTGCAGCAACTGCAATGACATTTCCGAACAAGCCCAGCCCGGTCGGCGCTAACCTCCGCCGGGCAGCGGAGGGTTACTCTTTTGTCAGCGGCGACGGCGCATCGCGATATGACCGGGAGGGTTAGCAGGAAAATCGCCATTGCGGCCGGGCTTGCTCTAAGTCAGGCCGCGGTAGCAGCACCGCCCGATAGCCCAAATCCCGCGCTTGCCCCATGGTTTGAGAGCCTGAAGCAACCAGGCACCGGTGCATCGTGCTGCTCGATTGCAGATTGCCGGACTGTTGAGTTCCGACAGGACCGAGACGGCTACGAAGTACTAATCGATGGTCGCTGGAAGTTGTCGGCGCCATTTTGGCTGCGGGTCCCGCCAAACAGGATCATCGACAGAACCGACAACCCGACGAACCGCGCCGTGGTCTGTTTCACGCCTGAGGCGGGCGTTCTCTGTTTCGTGCGTCCGGCCGAAAGCTAGTCCATGCCGCTGCGGCTTGATCTTAGTTCCTCAGCGGCAGGCTTCGAGGGGTGACAAAGGTCGTACCAACGAACACCGCGACCGCCTGAGATAACCCCTCATGCTCCGCGGAACTGCTCGCCGAACATTCCTTGCCGATCCTCGTGGACGCGAATTCAACTTGCCGCACACGACGATCGATACTCCCGGTTATCTGGCAAAATCCGGCCGCCAGTGGCGCAATTCTCGCGCCGCGTAGGTGACTGTGCCGATCGTCGTGTAGGACGCTGCTTCCAGCATCATGTTGCGCGCGAGCTTGAGGGCCCGTGCCTCGCAGATCGCGCGCTGCTTCGCGTCCGCGATCCACTCGAAATCGATGTTGTGCGCAAGGCCAAGGATGCGCCGGATAGTCTTGGCCGCGGCAAAGCCGACGGTGTCCTGAAACAGCCGCGCCATGTAGCTCTGTCGTTCGGCCTCCAGCCGCGCGGCCCCCGCCTCACCTGCGAACAGCGACACCGGATAGCCGTCGCCCTTGGCCTCGTTGCGCCACAGCGCGAGGAACTTGCGCGAAAATTCTGTCCAGACACCCTCGATGGTCTCGAGCAGCCACGCCTCGAACGAGGCGCGCTCGCCCGCCGTGCGCTCATGGCCGGCGGAGGCCAGGTAGGCCATCAGGAGGTTGCCGATGACGGCGCCGATGTCGAAGCCCATCGGGCCGTAGAAGGCGAATTCGGGATCGATCACCTTGGTCTCGGTTTCGGTGACCATGATCGAGCCGGTGTGCAGGTCGCCGTGGAGCAGCGCCTCGGGGCTCGCCATGAACTTCAGCTTGAGCCTGGAGATCGCGACATGGAGGTCGAGATCCTCGCGGAACGCCGTCGCCGTTGCGTCGAGATACGGTGCGGTCCAGCGGTTCTGCTCGGCGATGCGATAGGGGTCGGTGAAGATCAAATCCTCGGTGATCTTGCAGAGCGCGTGATTGCCGGCGAAATCGGCGATCCCCTGCTTCTTCTCCGCGGCCGACAGCGCCAAATCGGATGTGAAGAACAGCGTCTGCGCCAGGAAGGTCGAGATATCCTCGACAAAGCGCGGATAGCGCGTGGCGCCGATCAGCCCTTTGCGCATGATGATGTGGGGCTCGAGCAGCTCCATCGCGGTGAGCGCGAGCGGCGCGTCATGATGCAGCACTGCCGGCACGAGTTTTGGCGCCAGCCGCGCCTGATGCACCAGCGCCAGATGTTCATAATGCGCCCGCGACAGCGGCAGCGGCCAGCTTTCGCCGACCAGCCGCACATAGGGCAGTGCCTGCTTGACGGCGATGCCGCCGCTGGTGCCCTTGACGATGAAGACGAGGTTGAGATTACCGTCACCGACCTCGCTGATCGACCAGTCGGCCGGCGCTCCGCCAAGCTGCGTGACGATGGCGGGAAGGCTCGCTAGATAATCCCGCAGATCGGCTTCCCGCAGGATTCGATAGGCGCTCTGCCCGGAGCCTGGTTGGGCCCGCAGGTTCATCTTGGTCGCCTCCTCCGCATCGCCGGGGTGAGGTTGATCCTCACTCCATCGGCACCAGATCCTGGTCGGTTTTAGAACGGCATCCCCATCAGCTTCGACAGCCGCTCGATCGAGAGATAGCCGGCATAATAGGCCCACATGCCGATCGCAAAGATCACGGCCGAGATCAGCGTGGTCCACAGCAGCTTGCGGCCCATTCGCGCCATGATCGGCGCGCCGGGATCGGTGCCGGGTGCGCCAACGCCGTCCTCATGCTGGCTGCGTATGCCGAACGGCAGCGTCAGGAACAGCACGAGCCACCAAAGGACGAAGTAGATCGCAAGCCCGGTGGTGATCTGGTACGCCATGTGGGCTCAGGCCTGCTCGATCTCGACCAAAGCGCCGGAAAAGTCCTTGGGGTGGAAGAACAGCACCGGCTTGCCGTGCGCGCCGATCTTCGGCTGGCCGTCGCCCAGCACCCGCGCGCCCTCGGCGATCATGCGGTCGCGGGCCGCGATGATGTCGGGCACGTCGTAGCAGACATGGTGGATGCCGCCATCGGCGTTACGCTCGACGAACTTCGCGATCGGCGAGGCCTCGCCGAGCGGCTCGATGAACTCGATCTTGGTGTTGGGCAGCGTCACGAACACGGTGATGACGCCATGCTCCGGCAGCGGTACCGCGTCGGAAATCTCGGCATTGAAGGCCGTGCCGTAAATCTTGGCGGCCTGCCTGGCGTCCTTGACCGCGATGGCGACGTGATTGAGGCGGCCCAGCATATCTCTCTCCCTTTGTCGTTGCGCACGCCTTGAAGGCGTGTGTCAGACCGTCAGAACGTGCACGACGCAGATCGGCTTCTTGCCCCACTGCTCGTTCAGCGCGGCCCGCACCGCACGGCGCACCGATTCCCCGAGTGCGTCCGGATCGCGGCGCCGCGGCCGGGGCAGGCCCTCGATCGTCGATACCACGACATCGAACACGATGTCGTCGAACAATTCGCCCGCGGCATTTTTCTCCGGCATGCCGACGAGATCAACCTCGGGATCGTCGACCATCTCGCCCTGCGCGGTCATGGCGACGGCGACGAAGGCGCAGCCGGCGAAACCCATCCGCCGCCGCTCGACCACGGCGCGCGACTTGGAGTCCTCAAGGATGGTTCCGTCCTTGTAGAGCCGCCCCGATGGCACTTCGCCGACGATGCCGGGATCGCCGGGCCCGAGCTTGACGAGGTCGCCGTTGCGGCAGGTCAGGACTTTCGGGACACCCGCGGCGCGCGCCAGCTTGGCGTGCTCGGCGAGATGCAGCGCCTCGCCATGCACAGGGATCAGGAGCTGCGGCCGCACCCAGGAGATCATGTCGCGCAGCTCGTCGCGACGCGGATGGCCGGAGACATGCACCAGATGCTCGCGGTCGGTGATGATTTCGACGCCCTGGGTCACCAGCCCGTTGATGATGCCGCCGACCGCCTTCTCGTTGCCGGGGATGGTGCGGGAGGAGAAGATCACGGTGTCGCCCCTGTTCAGGGTCACCTGCGGATGATCGTTGTTGGCGATCCGCGCCAGCGCGGCGCGGGGCTCGCCCTGGCTGCCGGTGCACAGCGCCAGCACCTTGTCGGCTGGGAAATGGCCGTAATAGTCGGTGCTGCGGAATTTGTGCGAGCTGTCGAGATAGCCGCATTCGCGCGCGACCTGCACCACGCGCTCCATGGCGCGACCGACCACGACGACCTCGCGATCGGCGGCGTTCGCGGCGTCCGCCACCGCCCTCACGCGGGCGACATTGGAGGCGAAGGTGGTGACCGCGACCCGGCCCTTGGCCGCCTTGACCAGCTTCTTGATGGTGGCGGCAACCTCGGTCTCCGAGGGCGAGCGCCCGTCGCGCACCGCGTTGGTGGAATCGCCGACCAGCGCCAGCACACCTTCGTCACCAAGCTCGCGCAGCCGCCGCTCGTCGGTCGGCAGGCCGATGATCGGCGTCGGATCGATCTTCCAGTCGCCGGTGTGGAGCACGGTGCCGACATCGGTCTTGATCGCCAGCGCGTGCGATTCCGGAATCGAATGCGCGACCGGGATGAACTCGACATTGAACGGGCCGATATCGACCCGCCCGCCCGACGGGATCACCGTGATCGGGATCTTGGGCGGATTGCGCTCGGCGGCGCATTTGGCCTCGAACAGCGCCGCGCTGAACTGCGTCGCGTAGATCTTGCAGCCGAGCTTCGGCCAGAGATCGATGATCGCGCCGAAATGGTCCTCATGGGCGTGCGTTAGCACGAGGCCCATCAGATTGTTGCGCTCTTTCTCGAGGAAGCGCACATCCGGCATGATCAGGTCGATGCCCGGCAGATGCTCCTCGTCGCCGAAGGAGACGCCGAGATCGACCGCGAGAAACGAGCGCTGGTGGCGGTTGCCGAGCCCATAGATCGACAAATTCATGCCTATCTCGCCGACGCCGCCGAGCGGTGCAAAGGTAAGCTCGTCAGGTCGCGCCATCAGTTGGCCCTCACTGTGGCTGCGGTGCCGAAATAGACCTCGCCGGCCGTTACGGGCAAGCGCTGCCCGGCCACGGTGCGGACGATCAGGCAGCCGGTGTCGTCGATGGTGTCAAAGGTACCTTCAACGGTCGCCGTGCCGGTCTGGACCGCGACCCTGTCGCCGAGGCCGGCTGCGCGCTCCAGCCAAAGCCTGCGGATCTCCGGGAAGCCGCGGCCATCGTCCCAGATGCCGCGAAACTCGACCCAAGCATCCGACAATGCCACAAACAGCTCTTCCGCACCGATCTGGATGCCGAGCGCAGCGAGCGATACCGCAGGCGTCGGCGTGCCCTCGGGCGCCGCAACGACGTTGGTGCCGATGCCGACGACGACTGCAAGCCGGTCGCCGACCGCCTCGGCCTCCAGCAGGATGCCCGAGAGCTTCTTGCCGTTGGCCAGCACGTCGTTCGGCCATTTCAGGGTGAATTTCGGGCTGTCCGGCCCGAGCCGCAGCGCCGCCTCGATGCTAACCTTCCGCAACGCAGCTTCGAGCGACAGCCCAGCGGCAAAGCCGAGCGTCGCGGCAACCGCCGGCTGAACGTCGGTCACCTCCAGAATGCTGCTGGCGAGATTGCCGCGCGGTGCGACCCAGACCCGCTGACGGCGTCCGCGGCCAGCGGTCTGCTCCGGCGTCACGAACCACATCGGCCCGCGCTCGCCATCGCGCGCGCGCAGCATCGCCTCGGCATTGGTCGAGCCGATCTGATCGAAGGCGGCGAGCTTATAGCCCGCCGCAATGGCCCGGGGTCCGAGCGTGAAGGTCATAGTGAGGTTATGCGCATGATCCGATCCGAAAGCCAGCGTCCTGTTTTCGGGATCATGTGCTTTAGAACAGCGACTTCGCCGCCGCCGTGGCCACGCTCACCAGCGGTCCGGGATAGGCGAAGAAGAAGATATTGAAGATGCCTGCGACCGCTAGCACGGTGCGCAGCTCGACGCGGACCGGGTCGAGCTTGCCGAGCGGCTGGTCGAAATACATCACCTTGACGATCGACAGATAATAGAACGCGCCCACCACGCTGGTCAGCACGCCGATCACCGCGAGCGTGAACAGGTTGGCCTTGATCGCGGCGACGAACACGTACCATTTGCCGAAGAAGCCGGCGAGCGGCGGCACGCCGGCCAGCGAGAACAGCAGCATCGCGAAGACGAAGGCAATCAGCGGGTTGGTGCGGGACAGGCCGGCGAAATCGCTGATCTGCTCCAGCGCCTGGCCGTTGCGCTTCATGGCAAGGATGATCGAGAAGGTGCCGAGCGTCATCGCGACATAAATCGCGATGTAGATCAAGACGCCCTGCGCGCCCTCGACCGTGCCGGAGGCGAGGCCGACCAGCGCAAAGCCCATATGGCCGATCGAGGAATAGGCCATCAGCCGCTTGATGTTGGACTGGCCGATCGCGGCGAACGAGCCCAGCGCCATCGAGGCGATCGCCACGAACACCAGGATCTGCTGCCACTGGGTAACGATGCCCGGGAACGCGGTCAACGTCGCACGGGTGAACACGGCGAGCGCCGCGACCTTCGGGGCCGAGGCGAAGAACGCCGTCACCGGCGTCGGTGCGCCCTCATAGACGTCGGGCGTCCACATATGGAACGGCACCGCCGAGACCTTGAAGCAGAGGCCGGCGAGCAGGAACACCAGGCCGAACACGATGCCGATGCTGCCGGTGGTTGCGGCGGCCGCGATGCCGGCGAAGCTGACGGTGCCGGTGAAGCCGTAGATCAGCGAGGCGCCGTAGAGCAGCATGCCCGACGACAGCGCGCCGAGCACGAAATACTTCAGGCCGGCCTCGCTCGACTTGGCATTGTCGCGCTGGCTGGCGGCGACGACGTAGAGCGCAAGGCTCATCAGCTCGAGGCCGAGATAGAGCGAAATCAGGTCGCCGGCCGAGATCAGCACCATCATGCCGAGCGTCGATAGCAGCACCAGGATCGAGAACTCGAAATTGCGGGTCGATGGCTGGGACAGGTACTCGGTCGATAGGATCAGCGTTGCCGCCGAGGCGATCAAAGCGAGGATCTTCAGGAAGCGGGCGAAGTCGTCGACGATGAAGCTGCCGCCGAAGGTGACGAGCTTGCCGGCCGGCAGCCAGAGCTCCAGCACGCCGGTCAGCACCAGGAGACACACCGCGAGCGCGGTGATCAGCCGGGTCGTCCCCTGCCCGCGATAAGCTCCGATCATCAACAGCACCATAGCGCCGACCGCGAGCACCAGCTCCGGCAGCACCGGCTGCAACTGATAACCTGCACTGGAAAAGCTCATGGCGGCGGCCTTACTGCGTAACCAGCGCGGCTGCCTTCACGGCAGTCACGGCGGTGTTGTAATTGTTGACGAGCTGCTGGACCGAGGCGGCCGACATGTCGAGCACCGGCTTCGGATAGACGCCGAACAGGATGGTCAGCGCGATCAGCGGGAACAGCGTCACGCATTCGCGGAAGGTCAGATCCTTGATCGACATCAGCGACGGCTTGACCAGCGCGCCGAACACCACCTTGCGGTAGAGCCAGAGCGCGTAGCAGGCCGACAGGATCACGCCCGTGGTGGCGAAGAACGCCGTCGGCAGCGAGATCTTGAAGGTGCCGAGCAAGGTCATGAACTCGCCGACGAATCCGCTCGTGCCCGGCAGACCGACATTGGCCATGGTGAAGACCATGAAGGTCATCGCATAGAGCGGCATCCGATTGACGAGGCCGCCATAGGCCGCGATCTCGCGGGTGTGCATGCGGTCGTAGACGATGCCGACGCAGAGGAACAGCGCGCCGGAGACGATGCCGTGCGAGATCATCTGGAACATGCCGCCGGCGACGCCCTGCGTGGTCACCGCGAAGATGCCCATGGTGACGAAGCCCATATGCGCGACGGACGAGTACGCGATCAGCTTCTTCATGTCCTCCTGCATCATCGCCACCAGCGAGGTGTAGATGATGGCGATCACCGACAGCGTGAACACGAACGGCGCGAAGTCGTGCGAGGCCAGCGGGAACATCGGCAGCGAGAAGCGCAGGAAGCCGTAGCCGCCCATCTTCAGCAGGATCGCGGCCAGGATCACCGAGCCCGCCGTCGGCGCCTCGACATGCGCGTCAGGCAGCCAGGTGTGCACCGGCCACATCGGCATCTTCACCGCGAACGAGGCGAAGAAGGCGAGCCACGCCCAGGTCTGCATCGAGCGCGGCACCGCGGTGTGCATCAGGGTCGGGATGTCGGTGGTGCCGGCGTTCCAGTACAGCGCCATGATGGCGAGCAGCATCAAGACCGAGCCGAGGAAGGTGTAGAGGAAGAACTTGAACGAGGCGTAGACCCGGCGCGGACCGCCCCAGACGCCGATGATCAGGAACATCGGGATCAGGCCGCCCTCGAAGAACAGATAGAACAGCACGAGGTCGAGCGCCGAGAAGGTGCCGACCATCAGCGTTTCCAGGATCAGGAACGCCATCATGTATTCGCTGACGCGCTGCGTCACCGACTTCCAGCTCGCGATGATGCAGAGCGGCATGATCGCGGTGGTCAGGATGATCAGCGGCAGCGAGATGCCGTCGATGCCCATGTGATAGGTGATGCCGGTGGCAAGCCAGGACGTCTTCTCGACGAACTGGAAGTCGGACTGCGCGGGATCGAAACGCGCGACCAGGATCAGCGACACCGCGAAGGTGATCAGCGTGGTCCACAGCGCGATCCAGCGCGCCGTGCGGCTCGCGGTCTCGTCGCCGCCCCGCGCCAGCAGGTAGACCAGGATCGCGCCGACCGCCGGCAGGAAGGTCGTGACGGAAAGGATGGGCCAGGTTGTCATTTACTGGCCTCCCAAGCCGAACATGAACCAGGTGATCAATCCGGCGGCCCCGATCAGCATCGCGAACGCGTAGTGATAGAGGTAGCCGGTCTGCAATTTCACGACGTTGCGGGTGACGTCGAGCACGCGGGCCGAGACGCCGTCCGGACCGAAGCCGTCGATGACGAAGCCATCGCCCTTCTTCCACAGCGTGTAGCCGAGCCACTTCGCCGGGCGCACGAAGATCCAGTCGTACAGTTCGTCGAAGTACCATTTGTTGAGCAGGAACTGGTACAGCATCGGCTGCTGGTTCGCGAGCTCGACCGGCAGATACGGCCTTGCATAGTAGAAGATGTAAGAGACGAGGAAGCCAAGCACCATCATGACGAACGGCAGCTGCCCCAGCAGGAACGGCATATGTTCCATATCTTCGAGGATGTGAGGATTCATCTTCACTGACTCACGGAAGAATTCCTCGACGCCGTGAGGGCTCGCGAACACCTCCTTGAACGGATAGCCGGCGAGAATCGACCCGGCCGCGAGAATGCCTATCGGAACCAGCATCCACAACGGGCTCTCGTGAGCCGCCTCATAGTGCTTCTGGTCGTGCGGCTGGCCGAAGAACGTCTTGAAGATCAGGCGCCAAGAGTAGAACGAGGTCAGGCCGGCGGCGACGATCGTCAGCAGATAGGCGTAGATCGCAATTGGATTATGCGAAGCATAAGCGGCTTCGATGATGGCATCCTTCGAGAAGAAGCCGGCGAAGCCCGGCACACCAGTGAGCGCCATCGTGCCAATTGCCATCACCGCGAAGGTGTACGGAATCTTGCGCCACAGGCCGCCCATGTTGCGGATGTCCTGCTCGTGGTGCATCGCGTAGATCACCGAGCCTGAGCCCAGGAACAGCAGCGCCTTGAAGAAGGCGTGCGTGAATAGATGGAACATGCCGACCGAATAGGCCCCCGCTCCCATCGCCACGAACATGTAGCCGAGCTGCGAACAGGTCGAGTACGCGACGATGCGCTTGATGTCGTTCTGCACGAGGCCGATCGTGGCGGCGAAGAACGCCGTGGTCGCGCCGAAGAACATCACCACCGCCTGCGCGGTCGGTGACAGCTCGAACAGCGGCGACAGCCGCGCCACCATGAAGACGCCGGCGGTGACCATGGTCGCGGCGTGGATCAGCGCC from Bradyrhizobium sp. B124 includes:
- a CDS encoding ribonuclease J, whose product is MARPDELTFAPLGGVGEIGMNLSIYGLGNRHQRSFLAVDLGVSFGDEEHLPGIDLIMPDVRFLEKERNNLMGLVLTHAHEDHFGAIIDLWPKLGCKIYATQFSAALFEAKCAAERNPPKIPITVIPSGGRVDIGPFNVEFIPVAHSIPESHALAIKTDVGTVLHTGDWKIDPTPIIGLPTDERRLRELGDEGVLALVGDSTNAVRDGRSPSETEVAATIKKLVKAAKGRVAVTTFASNVARVRAVADAANAADREVVVVGRAMERVVQVARECGYLDSSHKFRSTDYYGHFPADKVLALCTGSQGEPRAALARIANNDHPQVTLNRGDTVIFSSRTIPGNEKAVGGIINGLVTQGVEIITDREHLVHVSGHPRRDELRDMISWVRPQLLIPVHGEALHLAEHAKLARAAGVPKVLTCRNGDLVKLGPGDPGIVGEVPSGRLYKDGTILEDSKSRAVVERRRMGFAGCAFVAVAMTAQGEMVDDPEVDLVGMPEKNAAGELFDDIVFDVVVSTIEGLPRPRRRDPDALGESVRRAVRAALNEQWGKKPICVVHVLTV
- the nuoN gene encoding NADH-quinone oxidoreductase subunit NuoN; amino-acid sequence: MSFSSAGYQLQPVLPELVLAVGAMVLLMIGAYRGQGTTRLITALAVCLLVLTGVLELWLPAGKLVTFGGSFIVDDFARFLKILALIASAATLILSTEYLSQPSTRNFEFSILVLLSTLGMMVLISAGDLISLYLGLELMSLALYVVAASQRDNAKSSEAGLKYFVLGALSSGMLLYGASLIYGFTGTVSFAGIAAAATTGSIGIVFGLVFLLAGLCFKVSAVPFHMWTPDVYEGAPTPVTAFFASAPKVAALAVFTRATLTAFPGIVTQWQQILVFVAIASMALGSFAAIGQSNIKRLMAYSSIGHMGFALVGLASGTVEGAQGVLIYIAIYVAMTLGTFSIILAMKRNGQALEQISDFAGLSRTNPLIAFVFAMLLFSLAGVPPLAGFFGKWYVFVAAIKANLFTLAVIGVLTSVVGAFYYLSIVKVMYFDQPLGKLDPVRVELRTVLAVAGIFNIFFFAYPGPLVSVATAAAKSLF
- a CDS encoding NADH-quinone oxidoreductase subunit M; the protein is MTTWPILSVTTFLPAVGAILVYLLARGGDETASRTARWIALWTTLITFAVSLILVARFDPAQSDFQFVEKTSWLATGITYHMGIDGISLPLIILTTAIMPLCIIASWKSVTQRVSEYMMAFLILETLMVGTFSALDLVLFYLFFEGGLIPMFLIIGVWGGPRRVYASFKFFLYTFLGSVLMLLAIMALYWNAGTTDIPTLMHTAVPRSMQTWAWLAFFASFAVKMPMWPVHTWLPDAHVEAPTAGSVILAAILLKMGGYGFLRFSLPMFPLASHDFAPFVFTLSVIAIIYTSLVAMMQEDMKKLIAYSSVAHMGFVTMGIFAVTTQGVAGGMFQMISHGIVSGALFLCVGIVYDRMHTREIAAYGGLVNRMPLYAMTFMVFTMANVGLPGTSGFVGEFMTLLGTFKISLPTAFFATTGVILSACYALWLYRKVVFGALVKPSLMSIKDLTFRECVTLFPLIALTILFGVYPKPVLDMSAASVQQLVNNYNTAVTAVKAAALVTQ
- a CDS encoding biotin--[acetyl-CoA-carboxylase] ligase; translated protein: MTFTLGPRAIAAGYKLAAFDQIGSTNAEAMLRARDGERGPMWFVTPEQTAGRGRRQRVWVAPRGNLASSILEVTDVQPAVAATLGFAAGLSLEAALRKVSIEAALRLGPDSPKFTLKWPNDVLANGKKLSGILLEAEAVGDRLAVVVGIGTNVVAAPEGTPTPAVSLAALGIQIGAEELFVALSDAWVEFRGIWDDGRGFPEIRRLWLERAAGLGDRVAVQTGTATVEGTFDTIDDTGCLIVRTVAGQRLPVTAGEVYFGTAATVRAN